Proteins co-encoded in one Psychromonas sp. L1A2 genomic window:
- a CDS encoding methyl-accepting chemotaxis protein, whose product MKEVQFRNVDKLFIKMSLNDKFWVIFGLFFIVLSSVSINSYQKTLTQIERQSMTTVEQRLTGMVQALEATKQLDKLTSLGVQLTSASKESYRQGEQVTAVTKITSQQFASLTESVSSLEQEMKQQALYSLALSFLWVLPLGLILYWTATFLSGALWVLWDTTLKIIKGDLTSRLGFIEGRDEFGTIGASLDKAMDTLSELVDTVKENTSMLHNTSSEIAQHSKQSEQQINQQYTSLDSVATAMEEMTASSQEVTSISQSASKHVEQNSDHIKQSDNRVRLVISEIQQLSNYIEETSYSVATLKANATKIDEVITTINSISDQTNLLALNAAIEAARAGEMGRGFAVVADEVRTLASRTQDATVEIQAMISDLQSETNNISNITNNTVEQAQTSTALIKEIGTDINAIAESSQAVIEMTFHIVTSSEEQSSVANNISSELSGIRDQSNSIRDFAHQSSLGTNNLSNGTENLGRILAHYRTS is encoded by the coding sequence ATGAAAGAAGTTCAGTTTAGAAATGTCGATAAATTATTTATTAAAATGTCTCTTAACGATAAGTTTTGGGTTATTTTTGGCTTATTTTTCATCGTATTAAGTAGTGTATCTATCAATAGTTATCAGAAAACATTAACGCAAATAGAAAGGCAATCTATGACAACTGTTGAACAACGGTTAACGGGAATGGTACAGGCATTAGAAGCAACCAAGCAACTCGACAAATTAACGTCATTAGGCGTTCAACTAACATCAGCTTCTAAAGAGTCATATCGTCAAGGAGAGCAAGTCACTGCAGTTACTAAAATTACATCTCAACAATTTGCATCACTCACGGAATCTGTTTCTTCTTTAGAACAAGAAATGAAGCAACAAGCCTTATATTCATTAGCTTTATCATTTTTGTGGGTTTTACCATTAGGGCTCATTCTTTATTGGACTGCAACATTCCTCAGTGGTGCATTATGGGTTCTGTGGGATACGACGTTAAAGATTATAAAAGGCGATTTAACTTCTCGTTTAGGCTTCATAGAAGGGCGCGATGAATTCGGTACTATTGGTGCTTCACTTGATAAGGCAATGGATACGTTATCTGAGCTCGTTGATACGGTAAAAGAAAATACATCAATGTTACATAATACTTCGTCTGAAATTGCACAACATAGCAAACAAAGTGAACAACAAATTAATCAGCAATATACTTCATTAGATTCAGTAGCAACAGCAATGGAAGAAATGACTGCTTCTTCACAAGAAGTGACTAGTATTTCACAAAGTGCTTCAAAACACGTTGAACAAAATTCTGACCATATCAAACAGAGCGATAACCGAGTTCGACTTGTTATTAGTGAGATACAACAATTATCGAATTACATTGAAGAAACGTCTTATTCAGTGGCTACATTAAAAGCAAATGCGACAAAAATAGATGAAGTGATTACAACGATTAACTCAATTTCTGATCAAACTAACTTGTTAGCGCTTAATGCTGCTATAGAAGCCGCTCGAGCGGGCGAAATGGGTCGAGGATTTGCTGTCGTTGCCGATGAGGTTAGAACGCTAGCAAGTCGCACACAAGATGCGACAGTTGAGATTCAGGCGATGATCAGTGACCTACAGTCTGAAACGAATAACATATCAAACATTACTAATAATACAGTCGAACAGGCACAAACCAGTACTGCTTTGATCAAAGAGATAGGCACTGATATCAACGCCATCGCAGAGTCTTCGCAAGCTGTAATCGAAATGACATTTCATATTGTGACATCGTCAGAAGAACAAAGCTCCGTAGCTAATAATATTTCATCCGAACTCAGTGGAATTCGAGATCAATCGAACTCTATTCGTGATTTTGCACATCAGTCTTCATTAGGCACTAACAATTTATCAAATGGCACTGAGAATTTAGGACGAATATTAGCCCATTACCGTACTTCATAA
- the yqfB gene encoding N(4)-acetylcytidine aminohydrolase, with protein MSLTAITFFERFEADILSGKKTLTIRDDAEKDYLPGSIVQVSTYEHNRWFCALKIESVEAILFSDLSDSHAKQENMTLSELKNVIKEIYPGIRHLYVISYELIKEQIV; from the coding sequence TTGAGTCTAACGGCAATCACTTTTTTTGAGCGTTTTGAAGCTGATATTTTATCTGGTAAAAAAACCTTAACTATTAGAGATGATGCCGAGAAGGATTATCTACCAGGAAGTATTGTGCAAGTTTCAACTTATGAACATAATCGATGGTTTTGTGCATTAAAAATAGAATCAGTTGAAGCTATTTTATTTTCTGATTTATCAGATAGTCATGCAAAACAAGAGAATATGACGCTATCAGAACTAAAAAATGTCATCAAAGAAATCTATCCAGGTATTCGCCATTTATATGTTATTTCATATGAATTAATAAAAGAACAAATAGTATAA
- a CDS encoding DEAD/DEAH box helicase: MTSDTTNFTTDTTTANFTDLGLISPLLARLTELEYLQATPIQTQAIPNILAGRDLIAGANTGSGKTAAFALPLLQQLSSHSDTTKKTNSNNGEGNYVSGLILVPTRELAKQVADSIKSYAVHFNGAIKTVAVFGGVSANTQMLALRGGTDILVATPGRLLDLISSNAIKLDKVKTLVLDEADRMLSLGFTDELTSILALLPVQKQTLLFSATFPEQVKLLTEALLNDPIEIQLQSADSSTLVQRVFTVNKGQKTALLAHLIKLHNWQQALIFVNAKNSCNHLADKLAKRGITAEVFHGDKGQGARTRVLDAFKAGEIQVLIATDIAARGLDIDKLPVVINFDLPRSPSDYMHRIGRSGRAGEIGLALSIIDHEDYHHFNVIEKKNKLRLEREQIAGFETVEFVKDVFASGDKPMAKPEGTGKKKNKKQPQINADIWLGNS, translated from the coding sequence ATGACCTCTGATACCACGAATTTTACAACCGATACAACTACAGCCAACTTCACTGACCTTGGCCTTATTTCACCTTTGCTAGCACGATTAACTGAACTTGAATATCTGCAAGCCACCCCTATTCAAACCCAAGCTATTCCAAATATATTAGCGGGACGTGATTTAATAGCAGGCGCCAATACGGGTTCTGGTAAAACGGCAGCGTTTGCACTACCTCTTTTGCAACAACTGTCTTCACATTCAGATACGACTAAAAAAACTAATAGTAATAATGGTGAAGGAAATTATGTATCAGGGTTAATTTTAGTACCCACTCGAGAACTTGCTAAACAAGTTGCCGATAGTATTAAATCTTATGCAGTGCATTTTAATGGTGCAATTAAAACGGTTGCTGTATTCGGCGGTGTTTCAGCTAATACTCAAATGCTGGCGCTACGCGGCGGCACAGATATATTAGTGGCGACACCTGGACGATTATTAGATTTGATTTCAAGTAATGCAATCAAACTCGATAAAGTAAAAACCTTAGTCTTAGATGAAGCCGATCGTATGTTAAGTCTAGGCTTTACTGACGAATTAACTTCGATACTTGCTTTATTACCAGTACAAAAACAAACTTTATTATTTTCAGCAACCTTTCCTGAACAAGTAAAGTTATTAACCGAAGCATTACTTAATGATCCAATTGAAATTCAATTACAAAGTGCTGACTCAAGTACCTTAGTACAACGAGTATTTACAGTAAACAAAGGCCAGAAAACGGCTCTATTAGCACATTTGATTAAATTACATAACTGGCAACAAGCTTTAATATTTGTAAATGCTAAAAACAGCTGTAATCATTTAGCAGATAAACTCGCTAAACGTGGTATTACTGCTGAAGTTTTTCACGGTGACAAAGGGCAAGGCGCTCGTACTCGTGTGCTTGATGCTTTTAAAGCTGGTGAAATTCAAGTATTAATTGCTACCGATATTGCTGCCCGTGGTTTAGACATCGATAAACTACCTGTTGTAATCAACTTTGATTTACCAAGAAGTCCATCGGATTATATGCATCGTATAGGGCGAAGTGGCCGTGCTGGTGAAATCGGCTTAGCGTTATCTATTATTGACCATGAAGATTATCATCACTTCAACGTAATTGAAAAAAAGAACAAATTACGCCTTGAAAGAGAACAAATTGCAGGCTTTGAAACGGTTGAGTTTGTTAAAGATGTATTTGCTTCAGGTGATAAACCGATGGCTAAACCTGAAGGTACGGGTAAGAAAAAGAATAAAAAACAACCGCAAATTAATGCAGATATTTGGCTAGGAAATAGTTAA
- a CDS encoding GGDEF domain-containing protein: MNVLNQQGEVIELDTGFRFSEAFFSLLEFVKIPCPDDDLRCTSELQCDLFYRDTMNYAFIDSHNQHLADGRIDLAAKNLNAINDLSLDHLTGLKKKEFLDRKLLSLENEIYLGLLTDFSMIMCDLDKFKTINDEFGHSVGDDTLALFGSLLSETLRPSDFGYRYGGEEFIILLPNTNLENAILVAERLRSVIDERLQIGNYGLNQVTAYDLSKSKMLSDEANINDAFFFARDVTCSFGVANYLENDQSAEVLFDAADANLYIAKQNGRNNVSA, translated from the coding sequence ATGAACGTTTTAAATCAGCAAGGCGAAGTGATTGAGTTAGATACAGGTTTTCGCTTTTCGGAAGCCTTTTTTTCTTTGTTAGAGTTTGTAAAAATCCCCTGCCCTGATGATGATTTACGTTGCACAAGTGAACTGCAATGTGACCTTTTTTACCGTGACACCATGAATTATGCATTTATAGACTCTCACAATCAGCATCTTGCCGATGGACGAATCGATTTAGCCGCTAAAAATTTAAATGCCATTAATGACTTATCATTAGATCATCTCACTGGTTTAAAGAAAAAAGAGTTTTTAGATCGAAAATTATTAAGCTTAGAAAATGAAATATACCTTGGTCTACTTACTGATTTCTCCATGATAATGTGTGATTTAGATAAATTTAAAACAATTAATGATGAATTTGGGCATTCTGTAGGTGATGATACTCTAGCTCTTTTTGGCTCACTTTTAAGTGAAACATTACGACCGTCTGATTTTGGTTATCGTTATGGAGGTGAAGAGTTCATAATTTTACTTCCCAACACCAATTTAGAAAATGCAATATTAGTGGCAGAAAGGTTACGATCGGTTATTGATGAGCGTTTACAAATAGGAAATTATGGCCTTAATCAAGTGACTGCCTATGATCTTTCAAAATCGAAAATGTTATCTGACGAAGCAAATATTAATGATGCGTTTTTTTTCGCTCGTGATGTCACTTGCAGTTTTGGTGTTGCTAATTATTTAGAAAATGACCAATCAGCAGAAGTATTATTTGATGCTGCAGATGCAAATTTATATATTGCAAAACAAAATGGTCGAAACAACGTTTCAGCATAA
- a CDS encoding glutaminase produces MINTIDYQNIFFEITSDFKETDDVGTIATYIPELGKVNPKKLGIHLTTIDNQHYAFGDSEESFSIQSVAKVLSLTLALKIMGGELWKRVGVEPSGSAFNSLVQLEYEKGIPRNPFINAGAIVICDILVSCLDKPKQDLLTFIRETSGIDNINYSSQVAESEKKCGYRNYALVNLMKDFGNIHNDVDIVLDLYFYLCSIEMTCKQLTQSFMFLASGGVNPMTNERVISPTRAKRINSVMLMCGFYDEAGDFAFKVGLPGKSGVGGGIVAIHPGKFCIAVWSPKLNANGNSYKGMKVLEALTSKTQCSIF; encoded by the coding sequence ATGATAAATACCATAGATTATCAAAACATATTTTTTGAAATAACATCTGATTTTAAAGAAACTGATGATGTTGGCACTATAGCAACTTATATACCTGAATTAGGAAAAGTAAATCCGAAAAAGTTAGGTATTCATTTAACGACTATTGATAACCAGCATTATGCATTTGGTGACTCAGAGGAATCTTTTTCAATTCAAAGTGTCGCTAAAGTATTGTCATTGACACTCGCTTTGAAAATTATGGGTGGAGAGTTATGGAAGCGAGTAGGTGTCGAACCATCAGGATCTGCTTTTAACTCCTTAGTGCAATTAGAGTATGAAAAAGGTATTCCAAGAAATCCGTTTATTAATGCTGGTGCTATTGTTATTTGCGATATCTTAGTCAGTTGTTTAGACAAACCTAAGCAAGATCTACTAACATTTATTCGTGAAACATCTGGTATCGATAACATCAACTACTCATCTCAAGTCGCGGAATCAGAGAAAAAATGTGGTTATAGAAATTATGCGTTGGTTAATTTAATGAAGGATTTTGGTAATATTCATAATGACGTCGACATTGTTTTAGATTTATATTTTTATCTTTGTTCAATTGAAATGACCTGTAAACAATTAACTCAGTCTTTTATGTTTCTTGCGTCGGGTGGTGTTAATCCAATGACTAATGAGAGAGTGATTAGTCCAACGCGAGCAAAGCGTATTAATTCAGTCATGTTAATGTGTGGTTTCTATGATGAAGCAGGGGATTTTGCATTTAAAGTCGGCTTACCAGGGAAAAGTGGGGTTGGTGGTGGTATTGTTGCGATTCATCCAGGTAAATTTTGTATTGCGGTTTGGAGCCCTAAATTAAATGCTAATGGGAACTCTTATAAAGGAATGAAAGTGCTTGAAGCACTGACGTCTAAAACGCAGTGTTCTATTTTTTGA